Proteins encoded within one genomic window of Sinorhizobium arboris LMG 14919:
- a CDS encoding non-ribosomal peptide synthetase, producing the protein TQTICNLYGPSETTTYSTWICMPRGQAVVETVGRPIANTRIYVLDDHGQPVPFGAAGELYISGAGVARGYLNRPELTAERFLADPFSGEAGARMYRTGDLARYLPDGNLEFLGRNDEQVKIRGFRIEPGEIAARLCEHALVADAAVVARPDATGDKRLVAYVVAKAADGSDEAGGAELPAALRAHLGGLLPDYMVPSAFVRLDVLPLTPNGKLDRKALPVPDDEAYARRAYEAPQGEIETLLAGIWEELLGIERVGRHDNFFELGGHSL; encoded by the coding sequence CTACACAGACGATCTGCAATCTCTATGGTCCCTCGGAGACGACGACCTATTCGACATGGATTTGCATGCCAAGAGGACAGGCTGTCGTCGAGACGGTTGGCCGTCCGATTGCGAACACGCGGATCTATGTGCTTGACGACCATGGCCAGCCCGTTCCGTTCGGGGCGGCGGGCGAGCTCTATATCAGCGGGGCAGGAGTGGCGCGTGGCTACCTCAACCGCCCGGAGCTGACGGCGGAGCGGTTCCTGGCCGATCCGTTCAGCGGCGAGGCCGGCGCCCGCATGTACCGGACCGGCGACCTGGCGCGCTATCTGCCGGATGGCAACCTCGAGTTCCTGGGCCGCAACGACGAGCAGGTGAAGATCCGCGGTTTCCGCATCGAGCCGGGCGAGATCGCCGCCCGGCTCTGCGAGCATGCGCTTGTCGCCGATGCGGCCGTCGTGGCGCGCCCGGATGCGACGGGCGACAAGCGGCTCGTCGCCTATGTGGTTGCGAAGGCGGCGGACGGGTCGGACGAGGCCGGTGGCGCTGAGCTGCCGGCGGCGTTGCGGGCCCATCTCGGTGGCCTGCTGCCGGACTACATGGTGCCGTCAGCCTTTGTGCGGCTGGATGTGCTGCCACTGACACCGAACGGCAAGCTCGATCGCAAGGCACTGCCGGTTCCTGATGACGAGGCCTATGCGCGGCGAGCCTATGAGGCGCCGCAGGGCGAGATCGAGACGCTGCTGGCCGGGATCTGGGAAGAGCTGCTCGGCATCGAGCGGGTCGGCCGCCACGACAACTTCTTCGAGCTCGGCGGCCATTCGCTG
- a CDS encoding AMP-binding protein — MTSSHLAYIIYTSGSTGTPKGAQNEHRAIINRLAWMQQAYAL; from the coding sequence CTGACCTCCAGCCATCTCGCCTACATCATCTACACCTCGGGCTCCACCGGAACGCCAAAGGGAGCACAGAATGAGCATCGCGCTATCATCAATCGCCTGGCCTGGATGCAGCAAGCCTACGCTCTCA
- a CDS encoding amino acid adenylation domain-containing protein gives MEMGHDIRAVLSADTIFADWAACANISVVASVEELSTLLATEPVEWIFSIANPFLLPADVFGRARQGAFNYHDGPLPRYAGTHATFWALLAQESEHAITWHRIDDGVDTGDVAVQRQVVIAPNDTALSLNLKCYEAAVEGFRELLTGLANAELRLRPQALADRSYFAARRRPDAAGCLRWHRSAQDLSAMTRALDFGPYHPNPLCLPKALAGDDVVLVRRLEVLPQRSGLPAGCLLELHPNHWRVATGTQDVDVWFASLDGQAVDARALARHCDFDVGDRLPILSDDQARSLTAAHEEIAPREDFWRQRLEQLKILQLPFWSSCAAEAPPKWESSSWQVASALAELPAKDRLERLLAAWLVYLARIAGATEFQLGWTPAAKASRAGLPAVEALVASVVPMEMTIDLTHDFAAVRRAVAAEWDRLKEHDSFARDLIARYPTLRTMKALLSRRPWPIGITITANSCSAAGDLPSSQSAGAPRCGEVLTFEVCALDGSFRWHFDANRLAPKQIDRMAQHLQNLLSGAIADAGQPVGRIDILPADERRYLLEELNRTDADYPSELCVHELFEAQVRRTPDAVAVVHEDEELSYGALNAEANRLAHHLIALRVKPDQPVAICVERSPAMVVGLLAILKAGGAYLPLDPAYPCARLRQVLDDAAPRLLLCDAAGRAALGAEAITNVTAVDLNAATPVSARLPASDPDPRALGLAPSHLAYIIYTSGSTGTPKGVMVEHRGMTNYLSWARETYAPTSSSVVSSSLAFDATVNSLFAPLVSGGHALLTKEGDEVEGIRSRVGTRCGLVNVTPTLLDVLGQQLQSAGDASQVELFVIGGEALSSSTVELWRQIQPAARMVNEYGPTEAVVGCAFHDIPADLSASTNVPIGRPIANTRLYLLDDHGQPVPFGAVGELYIGGAGVARGYLNRPELTAERFLADPFSGEADARMYRTGDLARYLPDGNLEFLGRNDEQVKIRGFRIEPGEISARLCEHELVGDAAVVARDDRTGDKRLVAYVVAKRTDGSDKADGAELAAALRAHLGGLLPDYMVPAAFVRLDALPLTPNGKLDRKALPAPA, from the coding sequence ATGGAGATGGGCCACGACATTCGCGCGGTGCTATCTGCCGACACCATATTCGCCGATTGGGCGGCTTGCGCCAACATCTCGGTTGTAGCCAGTGTTGAAGAGCTCTCAACGTTGCTTGCCACCGAGCCGGTGGAGTGGATTTTTTCCATCGCCAATCCGTTCCTGTTGCCGGCGGATGTTTTCGGACGAGCGCGTCAAGGCGCTTTCAACTATCACGACGGACCCTTGCCGCGATATGCGGGGACGCACGCGACGTTCTGGGCACTGCTGGCCCAGGAGAGCGAACATGCCATCACCTGGCATCGGATCGATGACGGTGTTGATACGGGGGATGTCGCGGTTCAGCGCCAGGTTGTGATTGCACCCAACGACACGGCGCTGAGCTTAAACCTCAAATGTTATGAAGCCGCTGTCGAGGGCTTTCGCGAGCTCTTGACCGGCTTAGCGAACGCAGAGCTCCGTCTCCGTCCGCAGGCACTGGCGGACAGAAGCTACTTTGCGGCGCGTCGACGTCCAGATGCTGCGGGCTGCCTGCGATGGCATCGATCCGCGCAGGACTTGTCGGCGATGACACGTGCCTTGGACTTTGGCCCGTATCATCCCAATCCATTGTGTCTGCCCAAGGCTCTCGCAGGCGATGATGTTGTCCTCGTCAGGCGTTTGGAGGTGCTGCCTCAACGCTCGGGTCTTCCGGCCGGCTGCCTGCTTGAACTCCACCCCAACCACTGGCGTGTGGCGACGGGTACGCAGGATGTTGATGTTTGGTTTGCCAGCTTGGATGGTCAGGCTGTGGACGCGCGAGCCCTCGCGAGGCACTGCGATTTCGACGTAGGCGATCGCCTTCCGATTCTGAGCGATGATCAGGCGCGCAGCCTAACTGCTGCACATGAGGAGATAGCACCTCGCGAGGATTTTTGGCGACAGCGGCTCGAGCAGCTTAAAATATTGCAGCTCCCTTTCTGGTCCTCTTGCGCAGCCGAGGCACCGCCCAAATGGGAGTCGAGTTCGTGGCAGGTAGCAAGTGCGTTGGCTGAGCTGCCTGCCAAGGATCGTTTGGAACGCCTGTTAGCGGCTTGGTTGGTCTATCTCGCCCGCATAGCGGGCGCAACAGAGTTTCAATTGGGATGGACGCCGGCGGCGAAAGCTTCGCGAGCAGGCTTGCCAGCGGTGGAGGCCCTGGTCGCTTCCGTCGTGCCGATGGAAATGACCATTGATCTAACCCATGATTTCGCAGCAGTGCGCAGGGCCGTGGCGGCCGAATGGGATCGGCTAAAGGAGCACGATAGCTTTGCACGGGATCTTATCGCGCGCTACCCGACCTTGCGGACTATGAAGGCGCTACTGTCGCGCCGGCCCTGGCCGATTGGCATCACGATTACCGCCAATAGCTGTTCTGCCGCTGGCGATCTGCCGTCGAGCCAAAGCGCTGGGGCGCCCCGATGCGGTGAGGTGCTGACATTTGAGGTTTGCGCTCTGGATGGGAGCTTCCGCTGGCATTTTGATGCCAATCGATTGGCACCTAAGCAGATCGATCGCATGGCGCAGCATCTGCAAAATCTCTTGAGTGGCGCGATCGCCGATGCCGGGCAGCCGGTCGGCCGCATCGACATCCTGCCGGCCGACGAGCGCCGCTATCTGCTGGAGGAGCTGAACCGGACGGACGCGGACTATCCGTCGGAGCTGTGCGTGCACGAGCTGTTCGAGGCGCAGGTGCGCCGGACGCCCGACGCGGTGGCGGTGGTCCATGAGGATGAAGAGCTGAGCTATGGCGCGCTGAACGCTGAGGCCAACCGGCTGGCCCATCATCTGATCGCGCTTAGGGTGAAGCCCGACCAGCCGGTGGCGATCTGCGTCGAGCGCAGCCCGGCGATGGTGGTGGGACTGCTGGCCATCCTCAAGGCCGGCGGCGCCTATCTGCCGCTCGACCCGGCCTATCCCTGCGCGCGACTGCGGCAGGTGCTCGACGATGCCGCCCCGCGGCTGCTGCTGTGCGACGCGGCCGGCCGCGCAGCGCTGGGCGCCGAGGCGATCACCAATGTGACGGCGGTCGACCTCAATGCGGCCACCCCGGTCTCGGCGAGGCTGCCGGCGTCGGATCCCGACCCGCGCGCTCTCGGCCTCGCCCCCAGCCATCTCGCCTACATCATCTACACCTCAGGCTCCACCGGAACGCCCAAGGGCGTCATGGTCGAGCATCGCGGGATGACCAATTATCTAAGCTGGGCTCGTGAGACCTACGCTCCCACATCCTCCTCCGTCGTCTCCTCTTCGCTCGCCTTCGATGCTACGGTCAACAGCCTGTTTGCGCCTTTGGTCTCTGGCGGCCATGCATTGCTTACGAAAGAGGGGGACGAGGTCGAGGGGATCAGGTCGAGGGTCGGCACCCGGTGCGGGCTGGTCAATGTCACCCCGACCCTTCTGGATGTTCTGGGGCAGCAGCTGCAGTCGGCTGGAGATGCCAGTCAGGTGGAGCTGTTCGTCATTGGCGGCGAGGCATTGTCGTCGTCGACGGTCGAGCTATGGCGTCAGATCCAGCCGGCGGCCAGAATGGTCAACGAGTATGGTCCGACGGAAGCGGTTGTCGGTTGTGCTTTCCATGACATCCCTGCAGACCTTTCCGCATCGACAAATGTGCCGATCGGCCGCCCAATCGCGAACACGCGGCTCTATCTGCTTGACGACCATGGTCAGCCTGTTCCGTTCGGGGCCGTTGGCGAGCTCTATATCGGCGGGGCAGGGGTTGCGCGCGGCTACCTCAATCGGCCCGAACTGACGGCGGAGCGGTTCCTGGCCGATCCGTTCAGCGGCGAGGCGGATGCCCGGATGTACCGCACCGGCGACCTGGCCCGCTATCTGCCGGATGGCAATCTGGAGTTTCTGGGCCGCAACGACGAGCAGGTGAAGATCCGCGGCTTCCGCATCGAGCCGGGCGAGATCTCCGCCCGGCTCTGCGAGCACGAGCTTGTCGGCGATGCGGCCGTCGTGGCGCGCGACGATCGCACCGGCGACAAGCGGCTTGTGGCCTATGTGGTTGCGAAGAGGACGGACGGGTCGGACAAAGCCGATGGCGCCGAGCTGGCGGCGGCGTTGCGGGCCCATCTCGGTGGCCTGCTGCCGGACTACATGGTGCCGGCCGCCTTCGTGCGGCTGGACGCACTGCCGCTGACACCGAACGGCAAGCTCGACCGCAAGGCGCTGCCGGCCCCTGCCG